A portion of the Pedobacter cryoconitis genome contains these proteins:
- a CDS encoding fumarate hydratase, with product MAFPACERRPNVQGNGEAFLQGVWSQDSIANAAKLMNYTQHQVKITCDSFYVDLTTHSKVNYYEDPCYNNGVWKEYAKGVYQVRKDSLFLEGTYTKANYKQKVSGCYTIGIYRKSFLIKSKDSTHLSLQSLSDQRDVNLVLKQKIKCVPQEL from the coding sequence ATGGCGTTTCCCGCTTGCGAGAGACGCCCAAACGTTCAGGGTAATGGAGAAGCTTTTTTACAGGGCGTCTGGAGTCAGGATAGCATAGCCAATGCAGCTAAACTGATGAATTATACGCAGCATCAGGTGAAAATTACCTGTGACTCATTTTATGTTGACCTGACTACACATTCAAAGGTCAACTATTATGAAGATCCCTGTTACAATAATGGCGTTTGGAAAGAGTATGCAAAAGGTGTATACCAGGTAAGAAAGGATAGTTTGTTCTTAGAGGGAACTTATACTAAAGCTAATTATAAGCAAAAGGTTTCCGGTTGTTATACGATTGGAATATACAGAAAAAGTTTTCTGATCAAGTCAAAGGATTCCACTCACCTTTCTTTACAAAGCCTGAGTGATCAAAGAGATGTTAATCTTGTCCTGAAACAAAAAATCAAATGTGTACCGCAAGAATTATAA
- a CDS encoding serine hydrolase domain-containing protein has protein sequence MTYRTFFPVALLATFLISACSHTNKKHPDPKIRTVNDDKADSLLISYDPAKGDKWIANFVDNLHKKFGFNGNMLVAKDGKIIYEKAIGWADYLHRDSLKINSEFELASITKTFTGVAIMQLVEQGKLKLTDNVKQFYPNFPYEDITVKLLLTHRSGMMNYVYFSDGVWKDKKKPMSNVDVMNLIAQYKPNRYAKPDTRFHYNNSNFMVLGAIIEKVTGKKYSDYMMEYVFKPAGMKHTHVYSTTAYSKIPVDVVGHDRTWKYSVVQNFLDGPVGDKGIYSTIHDLVLYDNALKKGRLLKQSSLDSAYTGHNKAINGHFNYGYGWRMYDGENGRKVVYHTGWWHGFRHIYVRDVQKNIVIIFLGNLTNGSLMHLDDLYKHLGVPVIRKGAYTGTGSMPGSDED, from the coding sequence ATGACTTACCGTACCTTTTTTCCCGTGGCTTTACTAGCCACTTTTCTCATCAGTGCCTGTTCGCATACTAATAAAAAACATCCGGATCCAAAGATCAGAACCGTAAATGATGATAAAGCGGATAGCCTCCTCATTTCATATGACCCGGCTAAAGGAGACAAATGGATCGCTAATTTTGTAGACAACCTGCATAAGAAATTTGGATTTAACGGAAACATGCTCGTTGCCAAAGACGGTAAAATAATTTACGAAAAAGCTATCGGATGGGCCGATTACCTTCACCGTGACAGTTTAAAGATCAATTCTGAATTTGAACTGGCCTCTATTACCAAAACATTTACGGGAGTTGCTATCATGCAGCTGGTGGAACAGGGTAAACTTAAATTAACAGATAATGTTAAACAATTTTATCCTAACTTTCCTTATGAGGATATCACTGTAAAGCTATTGCTTACCCATCGCAGCGGAATGATGAATTATGTATATTTCAGCGATGGCGTATGGAAAGATAAAAAGAAACCGATGAGTAACGTCGACGTAATGAACCTCATTGCACAATACAAGCCGAACCGTTATGCTAAACCAGATACAAGATTCCATTACAACAACTCCAATTTCATGGTGCTTGGTGCTATTATTGAGAAGGTAACTGGTAAAAAATATTCAGATTATATGATGGAATATGTTTTTAAACCTGCGGGTATGAAACATACACATGTATATTCTACCACTGCTTATTCTAAAATACCTGTTGATGTGGTTGGTCATGACCGTACCTGGAAATACTCGGTAGTACAGAATTTCCTGGATGGGCCTGTAGGTGACAAAGGTATCTACAGTACAATTCATGACCTTGTTTTATATGACAATGCCCTGAAAAAAGGCAGGTTATTAAAACAATCCAGTCTTGACTCAGCCTATACAGGTCATAATAAAGCGATCAATGGCCACTTTAACTATGGTTACGGATGGAGAATGTATGATGGAGAAAATGGCCGTAAAGTAGTTTATCACACTGGCTGGTGGCATGGCTTCCGCCACATTTATGTGCGCGATGTACAAAAGAATATTGTAATTATTTTCCTGGGCAACCTGACTAATGGAAGTCTGATGCATCTTGATGATCTTTACAAACATCTGGGTGTTCCGGTGATCAGAAAAGGTGCCTATACAGGAACCGGCTCTATGCCAGGTAGTGATGAAGATTAA
- a CDS encoding OmpA family protein, with protein sequence MNYSTLKKGLAVSFVAVMGVTTLASAQTDSTSTSSSAKVFGGRGQYRTWSIGVNAGVLSPFVAIGGSNDFKNADVNLGYGVSLKKQLGHAFGLEGNIFRGKVSGTNKDLPGGQASGVTGFETQIGYAADIRGVVNVATVDFLRRENSVNFFVTVGYGLVAYAPKVTSVGGAVTDWKDKAGDSRDKKYVKEAYIPVGAGVKFKVSDRVAFNLGYTMHFIDGDNFDGVYAKGTTKDKFSYGYAGLEFSLGSKAKPNLDWVNPLAIMYDELKDPSLRQEVEALKTRVSNVEKSVEDLKKDSDGDGVSDQFDKCPGTPAGTAVDGSGCPLPVAAAATVVNASNATGFETIQFEFNSSVLKTESYPTLDKLSSVLKESNGKALVKGYASSEGTAAYNLKLSKDRANSVKTYLVNSGVSASKVATKGLGEANPIASNDTEEGRIQNRRVETSRN encoded by the coding sequence ATGAATTACTCTACTTTAAAGAAGGGTTTAGCAGTTTCTTTTGTTGCTGTAATGGGTGTTACTACTCTTGCTTCAGCTCAAACTGATTCTACTTCCACTTCATCTTCAGCCAAAGTATTTGGTGGAAGAGGCCAGTACAGAACTTGGTCAATTGGTGTTAATGCTGGTGTTTTATCTCCATTCGTTGCGATTGGTGGATCAAATGACTTCAAAAATGCAGATGTTAACTTAGGTTACGGTGTTTCATTGAAAAAACAATTAGGTCATGCTTTCGGTTTAGAAGGTAACATTTTCCGCGGAAAAGTTTCTGGTACAAACAAAGACTTACCAGGTGGTCAAGCAAGTGGTGTTACCGGATTTGAAACTCAAATCGGTTACGCAGCTGACATTAGAGGTGTTGTTAATGTTGCTACTGTAGATTTCTTACGTCGCGAAAACTCAGTTAACTTCTTCGTTACTGTTGGTTACGGTTTAGTTGCTTATGCTCCTAAAGTAACTTCAGTAGGTGGTGCAGTTACTGACTGGAAAGACAAAGCTGGTGATAGCCGCGATAAAAAATACGTTAAAGAAGCTTACATCCCAGTTGGTGCTGGTGTGAAATTCAAAGTTTCTGACCGTGTTGCGTTTAACTTAGGTTACACAATGCACTTCATTGACGGTGATAACTTTGACGGAGTTTACGCTAAAGGAACAACTAAAGATAAATTCTCATACGGTTATGCTGGATTAGAATTCTCATTAGGTTCTAAAGCTAAACCAAACCTTGACTGGGTTAACCCTCTTGCAATTATGTATGATGAGTTAAAAGACCCTTCATTACGTCAAGAAGTTGAAGCACTTAAAACTCGTGTTTCTAACGTTGAAAAATCTGTTGAAGATTTGAAAAAAGATAGCGATGGAGACGGTGTTTCTGATCAATTCGACAAATGCCCAGGAACTCCTGCTGGTACTGCAGTTGATGGTTCAGGATGTCCACTTCCTGTTGCAGCAGCAGCTACAGTAGTTAATGCTTCTAACGCAACTGGTTTCGAAACTATTCAATTTGAATTCAACTCTTCAGTTTTAAAAACTGAATCTTACCCTACTTTAGATAAATTATCTTCTGTATTGAAAGAAAGCAATGGTAAAGCCTTAGTAAAAGGTTATGCTTCTAGCGAAGGTACTGCTGCTTACAACTTGAAATTATCTAAAGACAGAGCAAACTCAGTAAAAACTTACTTAGTAAACTCTGGAGTTAGTGCTAGCAAAGTTGCTACAAAAGGTTTAGGTGAAGCAAATCCAATCGCTTCTAACGATACTGAAGAAGGTCGTATCCAAAACCGTCGTGTTGAAACTTCAAGAAACTAG
- the fumC gene encoding class II fumarate hydratase, protein MNFRTEHDTMGEVQVPADKYWGAQTERSRNNFKIGPEASMPKEIIHAFGYLKKAAALANQELGVLASDKAEWIAKACDEVIAGTLDDQFPLVIWQTGSGTQSNMNSNEVIANRAHVMNGGSLEDEKKILHPNDDVNKSQSSNDTYPTAMHIAAYKQAVEITIPGLEKLEKTLKAKAVEFAQIVKTGRTHFMDATPLTLGQEFSGYAQQITNSIRAVKNSLVMITELALGGTAVGTGLNTPNGYDVLVARKIAELTGLPFVTAPNKFEALAAHDAMVELSAAYKRTAVALMKVGNDIRMLSSGPRSGIGEIIIPDNEPGSSIMPGKVNPTQPEALTMVCAQVMGNDVTVGIGGSNGHFELNVFKPVIAANVLQSGRLIGDACVSFNDNCAVGILPNLPEIKKHLENSLMLVTALNPHIGYENAAKIAKKAHKENKTLREAAVELGLLTSEQFDEWVRPEDMVGSLK, encoded by the coding sequence ATGAATTTTAGAACCGAACACGACACCATGGGCGAAGTGCAGGTCCCTGCTGATAAGTATTGGGGAGCACAAACTGAACGTTCACGTAATAATTTTAAAATTGGTCCTGAGGCTTCAATGCCAAAAGAGATTATCCATGCTTTTGGTTATCTCAAAAAAGCTGCGGCGCTGGCCAATCAAGAACTTGGTGTGCTTGCAAGTGATAAAGCAGAATGGATTGCTAAGGCATGCGACGAAGTAATCGCAGGAACTTTAGACGATCAGTTCCCTCTGGTAATCTGGCAAACAGGTTCCGGAACCCAGAGCAACATGAACTCCAATGAAGTGATTGCAAACCGTGCACACGTAATGAACGGTGGCAGCCTGGAAGATGAGAAGAAAATTCTTCATCCGAATGATGATGTCAATAAATCACAATCTTCAAATGATACTTATCCTACAGCTATGCACATTGCAGCATATAAACAAGCTGTAGAAATCACTATACCAGGTTTAGAAAAACTGGAAAAAACTTTAAAAGCCAAAGCGGTTGAGTTTGCACAGATCGTGAAAACAGGAAGAACTCACTTTATGGATGCAACTCCATTAACGTTGGGTCAGGAGTTTTCAGGTTATGCGCAGCAAATCACAAATAGTATCAGGGCAGTTAAGAATTCCTTGGTGATGATCACTGAATTGGCTTTAGGTGGTACAGCAGTAGGAACAGGATTGAATACTCCAAATGGATATGATGTACTGGTTGCCCGCAAAATTGCGGAACTTACAGGTTTACCATTTGTAACAGCACCAAATAAGTTTGAGGCACTGGCTGCACATGATGCAATGGTAGAATTATCTGCTGCTTACAAGCGTACTGCGGTGGCTTTAATGAAAGTTGGTAACGACATAAGAATGCTAAGCTCAGGTCCACGTTCGGGTATTGGTGAGATCATCATCCCTGACAATGAGCCAGGATCTTCTATTATGCCGGGAAAAGTTAATCCTACGCAACCAGAAGCATTAACTATGGTTTGTGCACAAGTAATGGGTAATGATGTAACTGTAGGTATTGGTGGCAGCAATGGTCATTTCGAACTGAATGTCTTCAAACCTGTTATTGCAGCGAATGTATTGCAATCGGGAAGATTAATTGGTGATGCTTGTGTATCATTCAATGATAACTGTGCAGTAGGTATTTTACCAAATTTACCAGAGATCAAAAAACATCTGGAAAACTCTTTAATGCTGGTTACAGCGCTTAATCCACATATCGGTTATGAGAACGCGGCTAAAATTGCTAAAAAAGCGCATAAAGAGAATAAAACACTTCGTGAAGCTGCTGTAGAGCTGGGTCTATTGACCAGTGAGCAGTTTGATGAGTGGGTAAGACCAGAAGATATGGTAGGTAGTTTAAAATAA
- the recG gene encoding ATP-dependent DNA helicase RecG: MFASDLDTTIEFLKGVGPKRAEILQKELGIYTYADLLGCYPFRYIDRTRFYKINELDADLPYVQILGRITGKETIGEKHKKRIVARLTDETGTIELVWFQSLKWVDENVMRGKVYIAFGKPTVFNSSYSISHPEMESYPRPATLTGNLTLQPVYNSTEKLKKFSLDSKGIQKMQALVIEQCLQEIRETIPAYILDKYRMVNRKEALLNIHFPKDTIALQNAQRRLKFEELFFIQLQLLSNKQFRELKFKGHLFSTVGKRVNTFYKDILPFELTGAQKRVIKEIRLDTQRGIQMNRLVQGDVGSGKTVVALMSMLLANDNGYQACMMAPTEILARQHYHSIASLLDGRLIKVDILTGNTTKKQRILLHQQLEAGEIDILVGTHALIEDKVVFKNLGLVVIDEQHRFGVEQRAKLWRKNSTPPHILVMTATPIPRTLAMTLYGDLDVSMIDELPAGRKPIETKHLVEGQRLRMFGFMKTEIAKGRQVYVVYPLIKESEKLDLLHLEAGIEQMRYQFPLPDFQISIVHGQMPNKDKQYEMQRFIDGQTQIMVATTVIEVGVNVPNASVMIIENAERFGLSQLHQLRGRVGRGAEQSFCILMSGEKLSREGRKRLETMVMTNNGFEISEIDLELRGPGDLSGTMQSGVLDLKLADLVKDQQILQEARNTVIEIFQQDPTLSLPENALLKRFVDKKSRGIALDKIS; encoded by the coding sequence TTGTTTGCTTCTGATTTAGATACAACGATTGAGTTTTTGAAAGGAGTAGGCCCTAAGCGTGCTGAAATTTTACAGAAAGAATTAGGTATATATACTTATGCCGACTTGCTGGGTTGTTATCCGTTCCGGTATATCGACAGAACGCGTTTTTATAAAATAAATGAGCTTGATGCTGATTTACCCTACGTTCAGATTCTAGGACGCATTACCGGAAAGGAAACTATTGGGGAAAAACATAAAAAAAGAATTGTAGCCAGATTGACAGATGAAACCGGAACTATTGAACTGGTTTGGTTTCAAAGTTTAAAATGGGTAGATGAAAATGTGATGCGTGGCAAAGTCTATATCGCTTTTGGCAAGCCGACTGTTTTTAATAGTTCTTACAGCATTTCTCACCCCGAAATGGAGAGTTATCCCAGACCAGCTACTTTGACAGGGAACCTGACCTTACAGCCTGTTTACAACTCTACAGAAAAGCTGAAGAAATTTTCGCTGGATAGTAAAGGAATCCAGAAGATGCAGGCCTTGGTTATTGAACAGTGCCTGCAGGAAATCAGAGAAACAATCCCTGCTTATATTCTGGATAAATACCGGATGGTTAACCGCAAGGAAGCCTTATTAAATATCCACTTTCCAAAAGATACAATTGCTTTGCAAAATGCACAGCGCAGATTGAAGTTTGAAGAATTATTTTTTATTCAGCTTCAATTATTAAGTAATAAACAATTCAGAGAACTCAAGTTCAAAGGACACCTGTTTAGTACGGTTGGGAAAAGGGTGAATACTTTTTATAAGGATATTCTGCCCTTTGAACTCACTGGTGCTCAGAAACGGGTGATCAAAGAAATAAGGTTGGACACACAACGCGGTATTCAGATGAACAGACTGGTACAGGGCGATGTAGGAAGTGGAAAAACAGTGGTGGCTTTAATGAGTATGCTGCTGGCCAATGACAACGGTTATCAGGCTTGTATGATGGCTCCAACCGAAATTCTGGCACGTCAGCATTATCATTCTATCGCCTCTTTACTGGATGGAAGACTAATTAAGGTCGATATCTTAACTGGTAATACGACTAAGAAACAAAGAATACTTTTACATCAACAATTAGAGGCTGGAGAAATAGATATCCTGGTCGGCACACATGCGCTGATTGAAGATAAAGTAGTTTTCAAAAATCTCGGCCTGGTAGTTATTGATGAACAGCATCGTTTTGGAGTGGAGCAGAGAGCCAAGCTTTGGCGTAAAAATAGTACACCCCCTCATATCCTGGTGATGACTGCCACACCGATTCCGAGAACACTGGCTATGACCTTATACGGGGATCTGGATGTTTCTATGATTGATGAACTTCCTGCGGGAAGAAAGCCCATTGAAACTAAACATTTGGTGGAAGGGCAACGACTAAGGATGTTTGGCTTCATGAAAACTGAGATTGCCAAAGGCAGGCAGGTTTATGTGGTTTATCCACTAATTAAAGAGAGTGAAAAGCTGGATTTACTTCATCTGGAAGCTGGTATAGAACAAATGCGTTATCAATTTCCTTTACCAGATTTTCAGATTAGTATTGTTCATGGGCAAATGCCTAATAAGGATAAGCAATATGAGATGCAGCGGTTTATAGACGGTCAAACGCAAATCATGGTAGCTACGACCGTTATAGAGGTTGGTGTAAATGTTCCTAATGCTTCTGTAATGATCATAGAGAATGCGGAAAGGTTTGGATTATCGCAGTTACATCAGCTGCGTGGTAGAGTGGGCAGAGGTGCAGAGCAGTCTTTTTGTATCCTGATGTCGGGAGAAAAGTTAAGCAGAGAAGGCAGAAAGCGTTTGGAAACTATGGTGATGACCAATAATGGGTTTGAAATTTCAGAGATTGACCTGGAGTTGCGCGGGCCCGGAGATTTGTCTGGTACCATGCAAAGCGGGGTGCTGGATCTGAAACTGGCAGATTTAGTGAAAGATCAGCAGATCTTACAAGAGGCAAGAAATACTGTGATTGAGATTTTTCAGCAAGACCCTACGCTTTCTTTACCGGAAAATGCTTTACTGAAGCGTTTTGTCGATAAAAAAAGCAGAGGGATCGCTTTGGATAAAATATCCTAG
- a CDS encoding EamA family transporter — MAGSNVRYLLAGFIPFVIWGCFAIPLRNIKGFPSDEILYYRIFTSLILIWTVILLFRRKQLTVDIAYVKAVTKKQRITYLWQILCATVFLTLNWYTFIYAVNNVSLTSAAFAYMVCPLLTAFGGFIILKEQLSTLKLISLVVALISVVFLATGSFRDVIWSVVIAVFYAGYLVIQRKMQGIDKLNVLAVQFLVACIILLPFFLYQYNGFPQHSWFWIHILIIAIVFTIIPLFLSLYALIGIPSSTLGILIYINPIIAFAIAVFYFGEAIDVHQVYAYALLLFSVILFNWNLISTIFIAKKISNI, encoded by the coding sequence TTGGCGGGGTCGAATGTGCGTTACCTGCTGGCAGGATTCATCCCCTTTGTAATTTGGGGATGCTTTGCTATTCCTTTAAGAAATATTAAAGGCTTCCCGTCTGACGAGATTTTGTACTATCGTATATTTACCTCCCTGATTTTGATCTGGACAGTAATCCTCCTTTTCAGGAGAAAGCAACTGACTGTGGATATTGCTTATGTAAAAGCTGTAACTAAAAAGCAGCGGATTACTTATTTGTGGCAAATCCTTTGTGCAACGGTATTCCTGACGCTCAATTGGTATACTTTTATCTATGCTGTCAACAATGTCAGTCTTACTTCTGCGGCATTCGCTTATATGGTATGTCCATTATTGACAGCTTTTGGTGGCTTTATAATCCTTAAAGAGCAATTATCGACCTTAAAACTTATTTCGTTAGTAGTTGCACTGATTAGTGTCGTGTTTTTAGCTACTGGCTCATTCAGAGATGTAATATGGTCGGTCGTGATTGCCGTATTTTATGCTGGCTACCTGGTCATTCAGAGAAAAATGCAGGGAATTGATAAACTCAATGTACTGGCTGTTCAGTTTTTAGTAGCCTGTATAATTTTGCTCCCTTTTTTCCTTTACCAGTATAATGGGTTTCCGCAGCACAGCTGGTTCTGGATACATATTCTGATTATCGCTATTGTATTTACAATTATCCCCTTGTTCTTAAGCCTTTACGCACTAATTGGTATCCCTTCTTCTACGCTGGGAATTCTGATTTATATCAATCCTATCATTGCCTTCGCTATTGCCGTGTTTTATTTTGGTGAGGCGATTGATGTCCATCAGGTTTATGCTTATGCGCTGTTATTATTTTCAGTAATTTTGTTTAACTGGAATTTGATCAGCACTATATTTATTGCTAAAAAAATATCTAATATTTAA
- a CDS encoding RidA family protein, producing the protein MKTIINTSNAPAPIGPYSQAVLANGFLYVSGQIPINPATGELTQSSIKDETEQVMRNLNAVLLEAGFEFTHILKSTIFLSDMDLFAEVNEVYGSYFESDFPARETVAVKGLPKGVNVEISVIAYKG; encoded by the coding sequence ATGAAGACAATTATCAATACCTCGAATGCACCAGCTCCGATAGGCCCTTATAGCCAGGCTGTATTAGCTAATGGATTTCTATACGTATCCGGACAAATCCCAATTAACCCTGCAACAGGAGAACTTACACAGTCTTCTATTAAAGATGAAACTGAACAAGTAATGCGTAACCTGAATGCAGTATTGCTGGAAGCGGGTTTTGAATTTACTCATATCCTTAAATCAACCATATTTTTGTCGGATATGGACTTATTTGCAGAGGTAAATGAAGTCTATGGATCTTACTTTGAGTCTGACTTTCCTGCACGTGAAACTGTAGCTGTAAAAGGATTGCCTAAAGGGGTGAATGTGGAAATCTCAGTAATTGCTTATAAAGGATAA
- a CDS encoding DUF6728 family protein: MRWILYICVMYFFRKKDPNRPTSIDIKIMHVINALAISIFIIGITLKLLHWI, encoded by the coding sequence ATGCGCTGGATTTTATACATTTGTGTTATGTACTTTTTTAGAAAAAAAGACCCGAACAGGCCAACTAGTATTGACATCAAAATCATGCATGTCATTAATGCGCTTGCTATCTCAATTTTTATCATTGGAATTACCCTGAAACTTTTACACTGGATATAA
- a CDS encoding low molecular weight protein-tyrosine-phosphatase, protein MKILMVCLGNICRSPLAEGIVRKLIADENLDWEVASAGTGNWHTGQPADKRSISIAKNYGYDISSQRARLFGQELFDEFDHILVMDKNNLRDVLKLAANQEHRQKVRLFLTDEKEVTDPYFDDQLFDPVFLTIEDRAKKTDKRIKKIKNGAVEIISNISRV, encoded by the coding sequence ATGAAGATTCTGATGGTTTGTCTCGGTAATATTTGCCGTTCTCCGCTTGCTGAAGGGATTGTCAGGAAATTAATTGCCGATGAAAACCTGGATTGGGAAGTCGCTTCTGCCGGCACAGGAAACTGGCATACTGGTCAGCCAGCTGATAAAAGGAGTATATCCATAGCTAAAAACTATGGATATGATATTTCAAGTCAGCGCGCCCGGCTTTTTGGGCAGGAGCTGTTTGATGAATTTGATCATATCCTGGTGATGGATAAAAACAACTTACGTGACGTCTTGAAATTAGCGGCTAATCAAGAGCATCGTCAAAAAGTAAGGTTGTTTTTGACTGATGAAAAGGAAGTTACTGACCCTTATTTTGATGATCAGCTATTTGATCCGGTTTTTTTAACGATAGAAGACAGGGCAAAAAAAACTGATAAAAGAATTAAAAAAATAAAGAATGGAGCCGTTGAAATTATATCAAATATTAGTAGGGTGTAA
- a CDS encoding aminopeptidase P family protein, with product MKYQNIENKLFINHRKNFNKHLKNNSLAILNSNDEFPRSGDQNFLFKQNCDLFYLSGIDQEDTVLLLYPDCPNPLYREVLFLRQTNEHIKVWEGHKYTKAMAESASGIKNIYWIADFDNILHSIITYAEHIYLNTNENDNKAYTVAYRDIRFIGEMKAKYPLHHYERAAPIMRQLRETKSEGEVQLVQKACDITRDAFIRVLKFTKPEVTEYEIEAEIIHEFIRQQATGHAYPPIIASGNNANILHYGDNNQICKDNEVILMDFGAEYANYNADLSRTIPVNGKFTPRQKSVYKAVQHVLQESIKLMKPGILGSDYNQQTGELMTEQLVGLKLISMEEVKNQNPGYPAYKKYFMHGISHHLGLDVHDFANRYIPFQEGNLLTCEPGIYIPAEGFGIRLENNIVLTADGNIDLMANTPIEAEEIEEIMNSSTL from the coding sequence ATGAAATATCAGAATATAGAAAACAAGCTGTTTATTAACCACAGAAAAAACTTCAATAAACACCTCAAAAACAACTCATTAGCTATATTAAATTCTAATGATGAGTTCCCGAGAAGTGGCGATCAGAATTTTCTTTTCAAACAAAATTGTGACTTGTTTTATCTCTCTGGCATAGACCAGGAAGACACTGTTCTCTTACTTTATCCTGATTGTCCTAATCCATTATATAGAGAAGTCCTGTTTTTAAGACAGACAAATGAGCATATTAAAGTGTGGGAAGGGCATAAATATACTAAAGCAATGGCAGAAAGCGCTTCTGGTATAAAAAACATATACTGGATAGCCGATTTTGATAATATTCTTCACAGCATTATAACTTATGCGGAGCATATTTATCTGAATACGAATGAAAATGATAATAAAGCATATACCGTAGCTTACCGCGATATCCGTTTTATCGGAGAGATGAAAGCTAAATATCCATTACATCATTACGAAAGGGCAGCGCCAATTATGCGTCAGCTGAGGGAAACAAAATCTGAAGGAGAAGTTCAGTTGGTCCAAAAAGCATGTGACATCACCAGAGACGCTTTTATACGGGTTCTTAAATTTACTAAGCCAGAAGTGACTGAATATGAAATCGAAGCAGAGATTATACATGAATTTATCCGTCAGCAAGCTACCGGGCATGCCTACCCTCCGATAATTGCATCCGGCAACAACGCAAATATCCTTCATTACGGCGACAATAATCAAATTTGTAAAGATAACGAAGTGATCCTGATGGATTTTGGTGCAGAATATGCAAACTACAATGCAGACTTATCCCGTACCATTCCTGTAAACGGCAAGTTTACACCAAGACAAAAAAGTGTCTACAAAGCTGTGCAGCATGTGCTGCAGGAATCCATAAAACTAATGAAGCCTGGCATTTTGGGAAGTGATTATAATCAACAGACAGGTGAGCTCATGACTGAACAGCTGGTTGGGCTGAAACTCATCTCGATGGAGGAAGTGAAGAATCAAAATCCAGGATATCCAGCTTACAAGAAATATTTTATGCACGGTATCAGCCATCACCTCGGGCTTGATGTCCATGACTTTGCCAACCGCTATATCCCTTTCCAAGAAGGAAACCTCCTGACCTGTGAACCTGGAATCTATATTCCTGCAGAAGGATTTGGTATCAGGCTGGAAAACAATATAGTGCTTACTGCAGATGGAAACATCGACTTAATGGCTAATACTCCAATTGAAGCTGAAGAAATAGAAGAAATTATGAACAGCTCAACCTTATAA
- a CDS encoding S1/P1 nuclease, whose protein sequence is MISVVNIKKVCIAVALIAYLPLNAAAWGQTGHRIVGQIADYYLTAKARKAVKQVLGNESMAIASNWPDFIKSDTTYNYLTSWHYVNIPGNLDQNGVFNFLETSKEPNVYNKIPEMIKILKDKQSTAEQQQMAMRLLIHMVGDVHQPMHTARKEDLGGNKVSVMWFGQRSNLHRVWDEDLIDRQQLSYTEYATAINHPSKEQFTKWSHDSLKETVYESYVACNKIYDKTKADDKLSYRYNFDFVGLMNEQLLKGGVRLAQIINDIYS, encoded by the coding sequence ATGATTTCAGTAGTAAATATAAAAAAGGTTTGTATCGCAGTCGCATTGATTGCCTATCTGCCATTGAATGCAGCAGCATGGGGACAAACAGGACATAGGATTGTCGGACAGATTGCCGACTATTATCTGACTGCAAAAGCCCGTAAAGCTGTAAAACAGGTATTAGGAAATGAAAGTATGGCAATTGCAAGTAACTGGCCGGATTTCATCAAGTCAGATACAACATATAACTACCTGACCAGCTGGCATTATGTAAATATCCCTGGTAACCTGGATCAGAATGGAGTATTTAATTTTCTGGAAACAAGTAAAGAGCCTAATGTTTACAATAAGATTCCAGAGATGATCAAGATTCTTAAGGATAAGCAAAGCACGGCTGAACAGCAGCAAATGGCTATGCGTTTATTGATACATATGGTAGGTGATGTACATCAACCGATGCATACCGCAAGAAAAGAAGATCTTGGTGGCAATAAGGTTAGTGTAATGTGGTTTGGACAGCGTTCGAACCTTCACCGTGTTTGGGATGAGGATCTGATTGACAGACAACAATTAAGTTATACTGAATACGCAACAGCAATTAATCATCCTTCGAAAGAACAATTTACAAAATGGAGTCATGATTCATTGAAGGAAACTGTTTATGAGTCTTATGTGGCTTGCAATAAAATATATGACAAGACTAAAGCTGATGATAAATTAAGTTACCGTTATAACTTTGATTTTGTCGGCCTGATGAATGAGCAGTTGTTAAAAGGTGGTGTACGTTTAGCACAGATCATTAACGATATTTATTCTTAA